A segment of the Allosaccharopolyspora coralli genome:
TGCTCACCCATGACGTCGCCCAGCGCGACAACCTCCGGGTGGGCAGGCACGACGGGGTGGCGGCCGTGATCGAGAAACTCAAGGGGCATCCCCTGTTCGCCCACGTCACGCTGACCCGCTCGGAGCGTTCGCCGATCGCCGCCCTGGTGACCGAGATGCTCGAAGACGAGCTCACCCCCTGAGAAGGCGTTGTGGATCTTGGGTGGGTGGTCCGGTACCGCCGCCCCAGTTCGTGCCTCGCGGCGTTGGGGTCCTCTTGAGTACCAGGCGTACGCGGCGAGAACCCCTGCCTTGCGAGGCACGAACTGGAACGCCGGAGCTCCTCACCCTGTCGAGGCTGAGCACGTATGACCGTGCCCTACGGGCACACAAGCCAGTTCTCAAATGCTCTCTAAGGGGCGGGCGGTCCAGTGGCCGCGGGGTGGCAAATTCGCGCGAATTTGCCACCCCGCTGTCCACAGGCGGCGGAGTTGTCCCCAGCCGGTTGGGTGGTCACCAGCCTGCGGGCAGGGGGCGACCTTCGGCGAAACCGGAGGCGGACTGGATGCCGACGAGTGCGCGCTCGTGGAAGTCCTCCAAGGTGCGGGCACCGGCGTAGGTGCAAGAGGACCGCAGCCCGGAGGTGATCTCGTCGAGCAGGTCCTCCACTCCCGGACGCAGCGGGTCGACCGTCATCCGCGAGCTGGAGATGCCCTCCTCGAACAGCGCCTTGCGAGCCTGGTCGAACGTATTGTCGCCGCGCGTGCGAGCGCTCACGGCGCGCTTCGAGGCCATGCCGAACGACTCTTTGTACGCCCGGCCCTGCTCGTCACGCTGGAGGTCACCGGGCGACTCGTAGGTACCCGCGAACCACGAACCGACCATCACCGACGATGCTCCGGCGGCGAGCGCCAGCGCGACGTCTCGCGGGTGTCGCACACCGCCGTCGGCCCACACGTGCTTGCCGAGTTCTCGCGCGGCGTCGGCGCACTCGGCGACGGCCGAGAACTGCGGGCGGCCGACGCCCGTCATCATCCGCGTGGTGCACATCGCGCCTGGCCCGACACCGACCTTGATGATGTCCGCGCCCGCCTCGGCGAGGTCCCGAACACCGGCAGCGGTGACGACGTTGCCCGCCACGACCGGAACCTCCGGCGAGACCGAACGTACCGCCTTCAACGCGGCGAGCATCTTCTCCTGGTGGCCGTGCGCGGTGTCCACGACGAGCGTGTTCGCGCCTGCCGCGAGCAGCGCGGACGCCTTCGCGGCGACGTCACCGTTGACTCCGACGGCGGCAGCTACGCGCAACGAGCCGGTGTCGTCCAGGGCGGGGGTGTAGATCTCCGACCGCAGCGCGGAGCGACGCGTCATGATTCCGGCGAGCGTGCCCGCCGCGTCGACGGCGAGCGCTACCGACTTGCCCTGCTCGTGGAGCTGCTCGAAGACCTCGCGCGGCTTGGTCTCCAGTGGGAGCACCAGCGGCTTGTGGTCGGCGACCTCTTCGACCCTCGCGAAACGGTCGACACCGGTGCACGCCGACTCGTCGACCACCCCGACCGGGCGGTCCGAGTCGTCGACGACCACGACCGCGCCGTGCGCACGCTTCGGGAGCAGGTTGCTCGCGTCGGCGACGGCGTCCCGCGCGTGCACCACCAGCGCGGTGTCCCACACGGTATGGCGTTGTTTGACCCAAGCGATGATCTCGGCGACCGCGTCGGGATCGACGTCCTGCGGAATGACGGTCATGCCGCCGCGTCGCGCCACGGTCTCGGCCATCCGGCGCCCGGCGACGGCGGTCATGTTCGCCACCACGAGCGGCAGCGTCGTCCCGGAGCCGTCCGTGGTCGCGAGGTCGACGTCGAAGCGCGATTCCACGCCCGAGCGTCCCGGCGCGAGGAACACGTCGTCATAGGTCAGGTCGGTGGCGGGCTGCTGCCCGTTCAAGAACTGCACGAGTCCCCACGATACGGGGTCGGGCGCCGGTCACGGCCCGACGCGGGTACCCGAAGGTGACTGCTCGCGATCGGACTTCGGGTGCCTACCCGCCGGAGCGCGTAGGCCAGCCACAGGAGAACCACCACGCAGAGCGCGAACGACGCCACGGTCGCGTAGTACACCGGCACGAGCGGAATCGATGCCGAGGTTGCCGCCGCCACCACACCGAACACCACGTGAACACGTCGGTCATCGGAGCGAGCCGAATTCCTCATGAGTGTCGTGCCCCACCGTACGACCGGACGCCGGTCAGGCATCGTCGTCGAGTTCGCCTCGGACCGAGCTGTACGCCTGGTAGTCGCGAAAGAAGCGGCTGTAGAGCTCGGTGCCGTCGTCGAAGGTCGCGTCCTCGACGGGCCGGACGTCGACGACGTCCTTGAGCTTCCAGGTGATCGGCCGGTGGTGTTCGTCCTCGTAGCTGGTCTCCAGCTCCTTGCCGAAGCTGCGGGCCTTCTCCCGTGCTTCTTCCTCGTCCGCGGCTTTGAGAAGGACGAACGACTCCTCGTACAGCGGTTGGTGCTCGGCCGCGTCGGAGGTCGACTCGACGACCAGGACCGCCACGTAGACGTCGGGTTCGGATCGCTGCGTGCGGAGTTCGGCGAGCGGGTCGACCGGGGTGCCGACCGGGATCGACCCGACGGCCTCGAGATCCTCGTCGGGCTGCTCGGCGGTGTCGTCGTGCGGGGAAGTCATGCGTCCCAGGATGTCACCGCTTCGGAAGCAGGGCGCGCACGGCGTCGAGGGTGTCCGCGTTCGCGGCGTCCTTGTCCGGCCGGTACCGCAGTACCCGGGCGAACCGCAGCGCCACACCGCCGTCGTAGCGGGTGCTGGTCTGCACTCCGTCGAGCTCGATCTCGACGACGATCTCCGGGTGCAGGTACACCGCCCAGTCGTCGGATCGCGTGGCGTGGCGCGGGAATTCCTCGGTCTGCCAGGCGAGCAGCTCGTCGGTGAGACCCTTGAACGTCTTGCCGACCATGATCGGCGGGCCGCCGTCGGGGTCGCGCGCCGCGAGGTGCAGGTTGGACAGCGAGCCGGTGCGGCGACCGTGTCCCCACTCGGCGGCGAGGACGACGAGATCGAGGGTGTGCGCGGGTTTGACCTTGCGCCAGGTTCGGCCACGACGGCCCGCCGCATAGACGGAATCGAGGCTCTTGACCATGACGCCTTCGTGCCCGTTGTCGAGCGCTTCGTCCAGCAACGTGCTCGCCTGGTCCGGGCTCGGTTCGAGCATGCCCGGAATGCGGTGCGGGGCCGCGACGGTGTCGAGCGCGTCGAGCCGTTTGTGCAGCGGTTCGTCGAGCAGGTCGAGGCCGTCGAGATGTAGACAGTCGAAGAAGTAGGGCTGCAACAGCAGGTCACGAGGGCTCTGGGCGCCGAATCGTCCCATCGTCTCCTGGAACGGCCGGGGACGACCGGCGTCGCTGAGCGCGAGTGTCTCGCCGTCGAGCACCACGGACCGGCACGGCAGGCCGCGAACGAGGTCGACGAGTTCGCCGACGTGCTCGGTGATCTCGCGGAGTGTCCGGGTCCACACGTGCACTTCGTCGCCGTCGCGGTGCACCTGGATCCGGGCACCGTCCAGCTTGTACTCGACGGAGGCGTCTCCGAGATCGTCGAGCGCCTGATCGAGAGAGTCGGCGGGGGAGGCGAGCATGGGGCGCAACGGTCTCCCCAGCTCGAGCCGGAATCCCGCCAGCGCCTCCTCACCGCCGGTCAGTGCGGCCTCGGAGGTCAGCGCGAGCCTGCCGGAGAGCATGAACGCGCGCCGCACCACCTCCGACCGAACCCCGGCAGCGGTCGCGATCGCTTCGAGCATCACGCCCTCCAGCGCGCCCTGCCGAAGCTCGCCGCCGAGCAGGCGCACCAGGAACCGCTGCTCGTCCTCGGTCGCCGCGCCGAGTAGGGCGGTGAGCGCGTCCGTGCGTCGCTGTGCGGAGCCGCTACCGCTGATCTCGCGAAGCCGGTCGATCGACTCGTCCACCTCGGACACCGTGAGCGCGGCCTGTTCGGACGGCGACACGGTCGCGGTGGACAGCGTCGACCAGCCCACGCCCGCGCGCCCTCCGGGGAGTTCCCCGGCGAGGAACGCGGTCGCGAAACGGATCTCGGCGCGGTCGAGCCGGGCGAGCAGGCCGGCAAGGGCGGCGACCTTCGCCTTGCGCGAGCGGGTCGCCGCGACCTCGCCCGAGGTCGCGACGACCTCCGCGAACAACACCATGCGCCCATGGTGCGCTCGACCCCCGACAACCGTCCTGGAGACGGCCGTCAGGCCGGGGGATGCGCCATGGCGAGGACGTCGAGGGCGGTGTCGAGTTGTTCCACGGTGAGCGTGCCGTTGTCGACGTGGCCGCGTTCGAGGACGACCTCGCGGATCGGGCGCCGCTCCTTGAGCGCCTGCTTGGCCACGGCGGCGGCTTCCTCGTAGCCGATGTAGCGGTTCAGCGGGGTCACGATCGACGGTGACCCTTCCGCGTACTCGCGGGCGCGCGCGGCGTCGACTTCCAGTCCGGCGAACACCTTGTCCGCGAGCAGCCGCGACACTCCGCCGAGCAGGCGAGCCGACTCGAGCACGTTGCGGGCGATGACCGGCAGGTTCACGTTCAGTTGGAAGTTGCCCTGCGCCCCGGCGAACGAGACCGCCGCGTCGTTGCCGACGACCTGCGCGACGACCTGCAGCGTCGCTTCCGGGATCACCGGATTCACCTTGCCGGGCATGATCGACGAGCCGGGTTGCAGGTCGGGCAGCGCGAGCTCGGCGAGGCCGGTCCGCGGGCCGGAGCCGAGCCACCGCAGGTCGTTGGCGATCTTGTTGAGGCTCACGGCGACGGTTTTGAAGTGCCCGGAGGTCTCCACTACGCCGTCCTGGGTGGCTTGTGCCTCGAAGTGGTCGCGTGCCTCGGTCAGCGGCAGCCCGGTTACCGAGGCGAGCTCGGCGGCGACCTTCGTTCCGAACCCGGCGGGGGCGTTGAGGCCCGAGCCGATCGCCGTACCGCCGATCGGCAGCTCGCCGAGCCGGTCGAGCCCGGACCGCAGCCGCTCGACGCCGTAGCGCATCTGACTCGCCCACGCTCCGGCCTCCTGCGCGAGCGTCATCGGCACTGCGTCCATCAGGTGTGTGCGGCCGGACTTGACGACCTCACCCCACTCGGCGGCGCGGGACTCCACCGTCGTGGCGAGGTGTTCCAGTGCCGGAATCACCTCGGTCAGCACGGCTTCGGTCGCCGCGACCCGGATGGTCGTGGGGAACGTGTCGTTCGAGGACTGCGAGGCGTTCACGTGGTCGTTCGGGTGCACGTCCTGCCCGAGTGCGCGGCTCGCCAGCGTCGCCACGACCTCGTTGGCGTTCATGTTGGACGAGGTGCCGGAGCCCGTCTGGAACACGTCGATCGGGAAGTGTTCGTCGTGCCGTCCCTCGGCGACTTCGTCGGCGGCGGTCGCGATCGCTTCGGCCAGCCCGGGCTCGAGAATCCCGAGCTGTCCGTTCACGCGGGCCGCGGCGGCCTTGAGCAGGCCGAGTGCCCGGATCTGCGCGCGTTCGAGGCCGCGCCCGGAGACGGGGAAGTTCTCCACGGCCCGCTGCGTCTGCGCGCGGTAGAGGGCGGCGGCGGGCACCCTGACCTCGCCCATCGTGTCGTGCTCGATCCGGAAGTCCTGTTCGTCCATGGTCGAAGTGTGGACCCGGAAGGGCGGCCGAGGCACCAGGACATGCCTCATCGCACACGACGAAGGCGGCGCCCGGAGAAGTCCGGACGCCGCCCTCGTGTGTTCGAGCCGTCAGGCCCCGATCGTCTGGTTGATCCAGTCGAGGTGGGTCGTGGCGTCGGTGTAGATCGACGGTGCCGTGCCGCAGACCGGGACCGGGCTGCCCAGCCGGCTGGTCACACCGGTCAGCCGCCAGTTGCCGGGCTCGCCTTCCAGCTGCGGGCCGCCGGAGTCTCCGAAGCAGGCGTTCGAGCCGAGCTGCTCACTGCCGGTACAGATCTCGCTGGCGCCGTCGATGAACCCGAGCGTGCACGCCGCGTCCGGGGCGACGTTGGTCTCGAGCTCCTGCAGCTGAGCCGGCGGCTCGCCGCAGCCGCGCAC
Coding sequences within it:
- a CDS encoding DUF4288 domain-containing protein, coding for MTSPHDDTAEQPDEDLEAVGSIPVGTPVDPLAELRTQRSEPDVYVAVLVVESTSDAAEHQPLYEESFVLLKAADEEEAREKARSFGKELETSYEDEHHRPITWKLKDVVDVRPVEDATFDDGTELYSRFFRDYQAYSSVRGELDDDA
- the guaB1 gene encoding GMP reductase; protein product: MQFLNGQQPATDLTYDDVFLAPGRSGVESRFDVDLATTDGSGTTLPLVVANMTAVAGRRMAETVARRGGMTVIPQDVDPDAVAEIIAWVKQRHTVWDTALVVHARDAVADASNLLPKRAHGAVVVVDDSDRPVGVVDESACTGVDRFARVEEVADHKPLVLPLETKPREVFEQLHEQGKSVALAVDAAGTLAGIMTRRSALRSEIYTPALDDTGSLRVAAAVGVNGDVAAKASALLAAGANTLVVDTAHGHQEKMLAALKAVRSVSPEVPVVAGNVVTAAGVRDLAEAGADIIKVGVGPGAMCTTRMMTGVGRPQFSAVAECADAARELGKHVWADGGVRHPRDVALALAAGASSVMVGSWFAGTYESPGDLQRDEQGRAYKESFGMASKRAVSARTRGDNTFDQARKALFEEGISSSRMTVDPLRPGVEDLLDEITSGLRSSCTYAGARTLEDFHERALVGIQSASGFAEGRPLPAGW
- a CDS encoding ATP-dependent DNA ligase, with the translated sequence MVLFAEVVATSGEVAATRSRKAKVAALAGLLARLDRAEIRFATAFLAGELPGGRAGVGWSTLSTATVSPSEQAALTVSEVDESIDRLREISGSGSAQRRTDALTALLGAATEDEQRFLVRLLGGELRQGALEGVMLEAIATAAGVRSEVVRRAFMLSGRLALTSEAALTGGEEALAGFRLELGRPLRPMLASPADSLDQALDDLGDASVEYKLDGARIQVHRDGDEVHVWTRTLREITEHVGELVDLVRGLPCRSVVLDGETLALSDAGRPRPFQETMGRFGAQSPRDLLLQPYFFDCLHLDGLDLLDEPLHKRLDALDTVAAPHRIPGMLEPSPDQASTLLDEALDNGHEGVMVKSLDSVYAAGRRGRTWRKVKPAHTLDLVVLAAEWGHGRRTGSLSNLHLAARDPDGGPPIMVGKTFKGLTDELLAWQTEEFPRHATRSDDWAVYLHPEIVVEIELDGVQTSTRYDGGVALRFARVLRYRPDKDAANADTLDAVRALLPKR
- a CDS encoding class II fumarate hydratase is translated as MDEQDFRIEHDTMGEVRVPAAALYRAQTQRAVENFPVSGRGLERAQIRALGLLKAAAARVNGQLGILEPGLAEAIATAADEVAEGRHDEHFPIDVFQTGSGTSSNMNANEVVATLASRALGQDVHPNDHVNASQSSNDTFPTTIRVAATEAVLTEVIPALEHLATTVESRAAEWGEVVKSGRTHLMDAVPMTLAQEAGAWASQMRYGVERLRSGLDRLGELPIGGTAIGSGLNAPAGFGTKVAAELASVTGLPLTEARDHFEAQATQDGVVETSGHFKTVAVSLNKIANDLRWLGSGPRTGLAELALPDLQPGSSIMPGKVNPVIPEATLQVVAQVVGNDAAVSFAGAQGNFQLNVNLPVIARNVLESARLLGGVSRLLADKVFAGLEVDAARAREYAEGSPSIVTPLNRYIGYEEAAAVAKQALKERRPIREVVLERGHVDNGTLTVEQLDTALDVLAMAHPPA